One window of the Pseudokineococcus lusitanus genome contains the following:
- a CDS encoding carbohydrate ABC transporter permease, whose protein sequence is MLFPVYWILNVSLTQTQDLRRTPPSLLPLAPTFEGYEAVLDQQLQALGVSLLVGLGTVVLTVVVAAPAGWALAKMRPRGAGALSFALLVAQMIPAVVMAMGFYSIYVRLGLLNEVWGLVVADSTIAVPFAVLLFTAFMSGIPDELLDAARVDGASTWRIFVAVVLPLSRNSVITVSLFAFLWAWSDFVFASTLNRQGDLVPITLSLFAYIGNNTTQWNAVMATAVVASVPAAVLLVLAQRYVAAGVTAGAVKD, encoded by the coding sequence ATGCTCTTCCCGGTCTACTGGATCCTCAACGTCTCCCTCACGCAGACGCAGGACCTGCGGCGGACACCGCCGAGCCTGCTGCCGCTGGCGCCGACCTTCGAGGGCTACGAGGCGGTCCTCGACCAGCAGCTGCAGGCCCTCGGGGTCAGCCTGCTCGTCGGCCTCGGCACGGTCGTCCTCACGGTCGTCGTGGCGGCGCCGGCCGGCTGGGCGCTCGCCAAGATGCGACCCCGCGGGGCCGGCGCGCTGAGCTTCGCCCTCCTCGTGGCGCAGATGATCCCCGCCGTCGTCATGGCGATGGGCTTCTACAGCATCTACGTGCGGCTCGGGCTGCTCAACGAGGTGTGGGGGCTCGTCGTCGCGGACTCGACGATCGCCGTCCCCTTCGCCGTCCTGCTCTTCACGGCCTTCATGTCCGGCATCCCCGACGAGCTCCTCGACGCCGCCCGCGTCGACGGCGCGAGCACCTGGCGCATCTTCGTCGCGGTCGTCCTGCCGCTGTCCCGCAACTCCGTCATCACCGTGTCGCTCTTCGCCTTCCTGTGGGCGTGGTCGGACTTCGTCTTCGCGTCCACGCTGAACCGGCAGGGCGACCTCGTGCCCATCACGCTGAGCCTCTTCGCCTACATCGGCAACAACACGACGCAGTGGAACGCCGTCATGGCGACCGCCGTCGTCGCGTCGGTCCCTGCGGCCGTGCTCCTCGTGCTCGCCCAGCGCTACGTCGCCGCCGGTGTCACCGCCGGCGCCGTGAAGGACTGA
- a CDS encoding glycoside hydrolase family 127 protein yields MTTTLPSPSTTAGAPADAARPVVPRSGARRGAGLREVTLVDGFWADRQRTNARETVQHCVAWVERLGWLRNFDRVADGTTGPDRPGWQFSDSEVYKLLEALAWQLAAAPTPDLEALHDRLVARVAAAQDADGYLSTAFGHPGLPPRWSDLEKGHELYCVGHLLQAAVARGRTHPADLLVEVARRAADQVCEEFGPDGRDGVCGHPEIEVGLAELGRLLDEPRYTAQAALFVERRGHGRLGPIPLLGPAYFQDDVPVRDADVWRGHAVRALYLAAGAVDVAVDTGDAGLLDAVRRQWERSVARRTYITGGMGSRHQDEGFGEDWELPPDRAYCETCAGVGSVMVSWRLSLATGDVRYADLVERTFYNVVATSPRGDGRAFFYANPLQQRVAGTDVAEDAENPRAEGGARAPWFDVSCCPTNVARTLASWQAYAVAVEGDRVELLQHTSCDVRVALDDGGVLGLRVRTGYPVEGEVVVDVVEEPGRAVALALRVPAWATGAELVDGPTTTAVAPGLAVVTRRWVEGERLLLRLPVAPRWSRADPRVDAVRGCVAVEAGPLVLCVEQPDLPDGADLDLLEVDTGVPLRRAGDGAVAAGRLRAVPAVGGDLPYGDRPPEGEGVRVEVPLVPYHRWAERGPGTMRVWVPEAGRG; encoded by the coding sequence GTGACCACCACCCTCCCGAGCCCGTCCACGACCGCCGGGGCCCCCGCCGACGCGGCCCGCCCCGTCGTCCCCCGCTCCGGCGCCCGGCGCGGCGCCGGGCTGCGGGAGGTGACCCTCGTCGACGGCTTCTGGGCCGACCGCCAGCGCACCAACGCGCGGGAGACCGTCCAGCACTGCGTCGCCTGGGTCGAGCGGCTGGGCTGGCTGCGCAACTTCGACCGCGTGGCCGACGGCACCACCGGCCCCGACCGCCCCGGATGGCAGTTCTCCGACTCCGAGGTCTACAAGCTGCTCGAGGCGCTCGCGTGGCAGCTCGCCGCCGCGCCGACGCCGGACCTCGAGGCCCTGCACGACCGGCTCGTGGCGCGCGTGGCCGCGGCCCAGGACGCGGACGGCTACCTCAGCACCGCCTTCGGGCACCCCGGCCTGCCGCCCCGGTGGAGCGACCTGGAGAAAGGGCACGAGCTCTACTGCGTCGGCCACCTCCTCCAGGCGGCCGTCGCCCGCGGGCGCACCCACCCCGCCGACCTGCTCGTCGAGGTCGCCCGACGGGCGGCCGACCAGGTCTGCGAGGAGTTCGGCCCCGACGGGCGCGACGGCGTCTGCGGGCACCCGGAGATCGAGGTGGGGCTGGCCGAGCTCGGCCGCCTCCTCGACGAGCCGCGCTACACCGCCCAGGCGGCGCTCTTCGTCGAGCGGCGCGGGCACGGCCGCCTGGGGCCGATCCCCCTCCTCGGACCCGCGTACTTCCAGGACGACGTCCCCGTGCGGGACGCCGACGTCTGGCGCGGGCACGCCGTCCGTGCGCTCTACCTCGCCGCCGGCGCCGTCGACGTGGCCGTCGACACGGGGGACGCGGGGCTGCTCGACGCCGTCCGCCGCCAGTGGGAGCGGAGCGTGGCCCGCCGCACCTACATCACGGGCGGCATGGGCTCCCGCCACCAGGACGAGGGCTTCGGCGAGGACTGGGAGCTGCCGCCCGACCGGGCCTACTGCGAGACGTGCGCCGGCGTCGGCTCGGTCATGGTGTCGTGGCGCCTCTCGCTCGCCACGGGCGACGTCCGGTACGCCGACCTCGTCGAGCGCACCTTCTACAACGTCGTCGCGACGTCCCCGCGCGGCGACGGCCGGGCCTTCTTCTACGCCAACCCGCTCCAGCAGCGGGTCGCGGGGACGGACGTCGCCGAGGACGCCGAGAACCCGCGGGCGGAGGGTGGGGCGCGGGCGCCGTGGTTCGACGTCTCCTGCTGCCCGACCAACGTGGCCCGGACGCTCGCGTCCTGGCAGGCGTACGCCGTGGCCGTCGAGGGCGACCGGGTGGAGCTGCTCCAGCACACCTCCTGCGACGTGCGGGTCGCCCTCGACGACGGGGGCGTGCTGGGGCTGCGCGTGCGGACCGGCTACCCGGTCGAGGGCGAGGTCGTCGTCGACGTCGTCGAGGAGCCGGGCCGGGCGGTGGCGCTGGCGCTGCGCGTCCCCGCCTGGGCCACGGGCGCCGAGCTCGTCGACGGCCCGACGACGACGGCGGTCGCCCCGGGGCTGGCCGTGGTCACCCGCCGCTGGGTGGAGGGGGAGCGGCTCCTGCTGCGCCTGCCCGTGGCGCCGCGCTGGTCGCGGGCGGACCCCCGCGTCGACGCGGTGCGCGGGTGCGTGGCCGTGGAGGCCGGCCCGCTCGTGCTGTGCGTCGAGCAGCCCGACCTCCCCGACGGCGCCGACCTCGACCTCCTCGAGGTGGACACCGGGGTCCCGCTGCGACGCGCGGGCGACGGCGCCGTGGCGGCGGGTCGGCTGCGCGCCGTGCCCGCGGTCGGCGGCGACCTGCCGTACGGCGACCGCCCCCCGGAGGGGGAGGGCGTGCGCGTCGAGGTCCCCCTCGTGCCGTACCACCGCTGGGCCGAGCGCGGGCCGGGCACGATGCGCGTGTGGGTGCCCGAGGCGGGCCGGGGCTGA
- a CDS encoding sugar ABC transporter substrate-binding protein produces MNRSRRTRSLRVALAAGASLTLLLAAGCGGDDAPTGGDDAAGGTYTWWDPYPQHEAGSDWQNRVEACGDEAGVTIERTAYDTTALTNQALLSAQEGTSPDVILLDNPAVSTLAETGIVTTTEELGLDTSSIDPNLLAAGQIDGETYGVPVGANTLALYYNADILTAAGVDPASITDWASLTTALETVTAAGNGGITFSGIGTEEGSFQFLPWFWGAGAELTDLSSPEAVEALQLWTDWVDQGLAPNTVISNSQNTVWEEFLTGTFAFAENGTWQVNSALDADFETGIIQIPARDGGVAEAPTGGEFAIAPVQEDASRYETTAAIIDCMTSTEGAVETANTFAYYVPPTEAGQDALLAEDATLEPWVEAVRSAKGRTSDDLGTDYPLISEALWTAVQESLSGTASPQEALEQAQADAAAAVEG; encoded by the coding sequence GTGAACCGCTCCCGCCGCACCCGATCCCTACGCGTCGCCCTCGCCGCCGGCGCCTCGCTCACCCTCCTGCTCGCCGCCGGCTGCGGTGGCGACGACGCCCCGACCGGGGGCGACGACGCCGCCGGGGGCACGTACACCTGGTGGGACCCGTACCCCCAGCACGAGGCCGGCTCCGACTGGCAGAACCGGGTCGAGGCCTGCGGCGACGAGGCCGGGGTCACCATCGAGCGCACCGCCTACGACACGACCGCCCTCACCAACCAGGCGCTGCTCTCGGCGCAGGAGGGGACGTCGCCCGACGTCATCCTGCTCGACAACCCGGCGGTCTCCACGCTCGCGGAGACGGGCATCGTCACGACGACGGAGGAGCTCGGTCTCGACACCTCGTCGATCGACCCCAACCTGCTCGCCGCCGGCCAGATCGACGGGGAGACCTACGGGGTGCCCGTCGGCGCGAACACGCTCGCGCTCTACTACAACGCGGACATCCTCACCGCCGCCGGGGTGGACCCCGCCTCCATCACCGACTGGGCCTCGCTGACGACCGCGCTGGAGACCGTCACCGCCGCCGGGAACGGGGGCATCACCTTCTCGGGCATCGGCACCGAGGAGGGGTCCTTCCAGTTCCTCCCGTGGTTCTGGGGCGCCGGCGCCGAGCTGACCGACCTCTCCTCCCCGGAGGCCGTCGAGGCTCTCCAGCTCTGGACGGACTGGGTCGACCAGGGGCTCGCGCCCAACACCGTCATCAGCAACAGCCAGAACACCGTCTGGGAGGAGTTCCTCACCGGCACCTTCGCCTTCGCGGAGAACGGGACCTGGCAGGTCAACAGCGCCCTCGACGCGGACTTCGAGACCGGGATCATCCAGATCCCCGCCCGCGACGGCGGCGTCGCGGAGGCCCCGACGGGCGGCGAGTTCGCCATCGCCCCGGTGCAGGAGGACGCCTCCCGCTACGAGACCACCGCGGCGATCATCGACTGCATGACGAGCACCGAGGGTGCCGTCGAGACGGCGAACACCTTCGCGTACTACGTGCCCCCGACCGAGGCCGGCCAGGACGCGCTGCTGGCCGAGGACGCCACCCTCGAGCCCTGGGTCGAGGCGGTGCGCTCCGCCAAGGGCCGCACGAGCGACGACCTCGGCACGGACTACCCCCTCATCTCCGAGGCGCTGTGGACCGCTGTGCAGGAGTCCCTCTCGGGCACGGCCTCCCCGCAGGAGGCGCTGGAGCAGGCGCAGGCCGACGCGGCCGCCGCGGTCGAGGGCTGA
- a CDS encoding carbohydrate ABC transporter permease: MSPSTVTAPSGTRTGAAAPPPRRRRREAGPGGSRRAALLFLLPLLVYLVAFYVYPLLRNVDLSLRDYTIRAFITGTADFVGLDNYREILADRTFGQAVVNTAVFTGVSIVAQFALGLALAVFFRHSFPLSGVLRALFLVPWLLPLIVSASAWSWLLNSENGVVNAALAAVGLPTVNWLTSPGWALVSVTLANIWLGIPFNLVILYSGLQNISADLYEAASLDGATGRQQFWRITLPLLAPVSAITLLLGLVYTLKVVDIIWIMTTGGPGSSSTTLAIWSYREAFGTGQPDFSPAAAVGNLLILVALAGGLLYLWLQRRQARS, translated from the coding sequence ATGAGCCCGAGCACCGTGACCGCCCCGAGCGGCACCCGCACCGGCGCAGCCGCCCCGCCGCCCCGCCGACGACGACGCGAGGCGGGGCCCGGAGGCAGCCGGCGGGCGGCGCTGCTCTTCCTGCTGCCGCTGCTGGTCTACCTCGTCGCCTTCTACGTCTACCCGCTCCTGCGGAACGTCGACCTGAGCCTGCGCGACTACACGATCCGCGCCTTCATCACGGGCACCGCCGACTTCGTCGGTCTCGACAACTACCGCGAGATCCTCGCCGACCGGACCTTCGGCCAGGCCGTCGTCAACACGGCGGTCTTCACCGGCGTCTCGATCGTGGCGCAGTTCGCCCTCGGGCTCGCCCTGGCCGTGTTCTTCCGCCACAGCTTCCCGCTGTCGGGCGTCCTGCGGGCCCTCTTCCTCGTGCCGTGGCTGCTGCCGCTCATCGTCTCGGCGTCGGCCTGGTCGTGGTTGCTCAACAGCGAGAACGGCGTCGTCAACGCGGCGCTCGCCGCGGTGGGCCTGCCGACGGTGAACTGGCTGACCTCGCCGGGGTGGGCGCTGGTGTCGGTGACCCTCGCCAACATCTGGCTCGGGATCCCCTTCAACCTCGTCATCCTCTACTCCGGCCTGCAGAACATCTCGGCGGACCTGTACGAGGCCGCCTCGCTGGACGGCGCCACCGGGCGGCAGCAGTTCTGGCGCATCACCCTCCCCCTGCTGGCGCCGGTCTCGGCCATCACCCTGCTGCTGGGGCTCGTCTACACGCTCAAGGTGGTGGACATCATCTGGATCATGACCACGGGCGGCCCCGGGTCCTCGTCGACGACGCTCGCCATCTGGTCCTACCGCGAGGCCTTCGGGACGGGGCAGCCGGACTTCTCGCCCGCCGCGGCCGTGGGCAACCTGCTCATCCTCGTCGCGCTCGCCGGCGGCCTGCTCTACCTCTGGCTCCAGCGCCGGCAGGCCCGGTCGTGA